The following DNA comes from Rhinolophus sinicus isolate RSC01 linkage group LG06, ASM3656204v1, whole genome shotgun sequence.
ATATGATTAAGGTGGACGTTTTGGCTAAAATGAAGGTTTGGAATCAGCTACAGATTTAATTTAATGATGGATCCTTTTACTTATTGCTTTAGATAATTAAGAATTTGCTGTATCTAAAGTCTGCCAAATATCTGATTCTTAAGCTCTGAAAGTAACATTGgtgtttgtttcaaaaaaaaaaaaaaaaagaaaagaaaagaaaaagggacaaACTGTTCTCTTGAGATTTGAAAATAGCTATATCTTAACTCATGATTAATTATACTGAAGGATTTCAGTATGGATAGTTCAAGAGTTATTCACTTCAGGACAGGTGGTGACAAACTACACTATTTCCTATAGTCTAAAATCCATGAAGCAATGAATGACAAATAGTTAGCTAAAAACATTCGAAGGTCAAATTAAAGGTGTGATATCTATTTCACCAAAGATCTCgtctaaaataaattaagtaaagtTTGGCAGAATCTTCAAATAATTAAcatgttaaaattaagaaaacagaagcaaaacctacatgtataatttaaaaacgATTTCATACTAAAACCAACGCTTAGACTACGACTGAAATAAAAGGTACTCCATATTTGTAACCCTATTTTTGGCACTGGTTTAGCCTCTACATTTAAGCCTGTTCTACGGATAGTGACCAACAAAATCAAGGAGAACAATTTCACAAGTGAGTGGGGTCACTCCCAGCCAGACACCACTCAGAATGATTTGTGTGGCATCATCTGTATTATTTCTGGGTACACATGAGTGCCACACTCACctcaaaaacaacagcaataattgTGTAGAACACCACTTTCCTGAATTAAGTTTGCTGAACACGGTTCAGATTATTGGATATGTCAATATGCACAATGCCTTTTAGAAGCATTTACTGTATACCCAAATCCTACTTCATGCAACACACAGTGTCACACAAGTAGTGAAAATGTTATCCTAGTCAAAGGTGCTTGGACATTATTTTCAGGCAgcattttacctttattttaagTTCACACTACATAAgttttaggagaaagaaaatgttgataactttatttaatatattttaatatataaaactagGACAGACACTTTTATTTACCTAAATTATTACGTTAATTTTCTACTCTATTCTAGGCCTCAATTTCACttcaaaaatttgtatttaaataaggGATAAAATGTTGCCCAAAAGTCTAATCATAGTTACACATTTGTGTTTTAACTAGATCTACAAATCAAAATAGTTCTTATAGTTAAAAAGATACAATTTGTATCAACAGTAAAAGGTACTTTCTGGTTTTTCAGGGCTTTACTTCAAACTGTAGCATATGGAATAATCAGAATAACCAGGGCATCTAGGCAGCCTACAGAAGCAGATCAGAATGAGTCTGTTACACTACGTAAAATTCAAAAACTGGAGGCAACAGGGAAGCCATGTCGATCACACAACTGTCTGCCACTGACTGCAGTATCTATCTTCTAACCAACAAAAATGAATTCGCATCTAGCAAAACCCATGATTTAGAAACCAGAAATATCCCTTACTAATACTAAAACAGACTTTAGTCTGTATCTAAAACTACACTATTTGTGGCAAGAATCTGGCCTTAATAATATAACAGGCCCCCCAAAACTCTAccttcaggaaaatgcaaaatatacagtatcttacaaaaattttaagttaccATTCACAACTCCTCTATCACCATTTCCATAGTGCAGTATCAATAAAGGTTGCATATCCTCAACACACAAAACCACCTCAGGCCAGCCTTGATAAATAGCAGGAAAGCTTAAgagtatattaaatataaaagttgCATTGAGAATAATTAGATTCATTAAAAACAGGCAAGTACTGTGAAAGGGTTATTTTATCCAGTATTGTTGTGCCCCcaaacaaaaagacacattaaaaatgCAGGTCAATGGAAATCTAGGAATTCAATTCCATTTCTACTATCTAGAAGCACATCATAGCTGGATAACAAGCTCTAAACTGTTAACAGTTACGGCTTTTGCCTTattcattaacaaaaaaaaaaaaatggaaacaattttttCCATTGATTGCATCTGCTTTCCTTTCAATCAACCATATTAAATTAACTACTCAACagacaaaaaaatccaaacaaaaataaaacaatgaaaagtgCCATACTGTAAATCACTCTTATACTGTTACCTATTTCAACATAAACTGGTAActtacattttgtttaaaatataaagtcaGTGCTGTAGTATAtctttgtttctataaataatgATTATAGCACAAAGAAGCCcactttccccaaataaaaataacttaaaaagcTGTAAAAGATTCCAATTAAGCTTGGCTTGAAAAAATAGTTTGCTAGGTCTAGTCAAATGTTCAACATTCTGAAGGTATTGTAATTGCTTGCAATTGATAGAGAAACACCAAgttaataaaacatgaaataaggATAAAAAGTGCTGCATATAAACCCCTGATGCACCAAAGATTAATATCAAAGATCACAGATACATCTAATAAATCAAACTGGAAAAATTTCCAGCCAAGGATatagctttaaaaaggaaatgttaaaaaaaagtttgaatgtAAAGCAATCCCGTGATACTTCCACTATGTGGGGCTATATATACAGATTCCATGATACagtatttcacataaatggataCTATATAACCTCCTTGCCGAGAAGGAGATCACATGTGCTATTGTAGCAAACCTCCCTCAGCATTTGAGCTGAACAAAAAACTACTAAACACCACAAAGATGCATCATCTTTCAATAACCCAGCTGTGATTTCTCCACTAAAATGGCTGCAGCTAGCTGCTGGGCATCTGTcatgtgagggttccttttcatGACAATTCTCACAAGGTCAGGTGGGAAGATGTTGCACAAGTTGATATAAATCTTTTCTCGGCTGTCTTGATACCTTGGCGGGTCTTGGGGCAGTCCACAGTATGGTATTCGCCACGGCGGCTCCTGCTGCTCAGGCAGGCTCTGGAAGGTGAACTGCTCATAACACGGCTGTGTGGAGTTATCGGGCAGGGAGTACGTCTGCCGATAGCCATACACATCAATCCCGTAACTCTGCCTGTCCCAGCTTCCCAGCCCTTCCTGGCGGGAGTAAGGCTTTCTTTGTCTTGAAGGTGAACTGTCATACAGCCGAGAGTCAGAAATGCTGTCTATTCTCGTGGCCACTAAGGACCGTCCTAGGTGTGGTGCCTTAGAGTGTGCTGAacttgggggagaggggtaaTCGCTGGGGCAACTGGCCCGGGCTCCCACAGCTGCGTGCTGCAGGTGCATAGCCAGATGTGGAAGAGGAGGCTTGTGATGGTACTTTGGTTCTTCGTGACTGTAACTTTGCACTCTGGTTAAGGGGTCGTGGAAATTCTGCAGAAAGGGTTGGGAATTAAGGCGGCTGTGAGGGTGCATGTGTTGACACTTCAAATTCTCTTCTAGCTGCGGATCAGGAGAACTGACATAGGACCGGTCATTGTACCCCACGTATGAGTCACTGCTCCCACAGCTCATACTCCCTTCACTACTGCAGTCGGAGGCTACAGAGCTTATCCTGTAATCTGTGTCTAAGGAGAAACGCCTTTCAGGACTTCGTGGGCCTGAGATACTCAGATTTGAATATGCATTCAACATGGAATAATATCCAATATCAACAGGTGAGTCACATTTTGGATACTGTTCATAAGGCATTGGCGTGCCATGATTTTTGGTTGCCATCATCATTGGAGGATACTGTCCCTGTGGTCTTTGATCCTGAGGTGGGAAATGAACTCCAGATGGAAGGCCATTGCTTAAAGATGTAGTGCTTTGGGGTTTTGCAGTAGGAGTGGCCGGTATACTAACTAAGGAAGGTACAGACCTGGTTTCCAACTTGTTTTTGGTGGGAAGCTTCTCCTCTAGGTCTTGGTAGACTTGAGTCCTGATGCTTGGATCTGACTGCCTCTTTGGAGCACCTCGTTTGACATCAGAAGTGCTGTCAGCCTTTGTGCTGCAGGGAACACTGTTGCTTTTCACCAGTCCTCCTTCGTTTGCAGTTTTGGTGGCTGTATTTCTAGACATGGCACGAAGTTCATCAGCTACTGATCGCTGAGGCTGACTGCCCCTTTCGGGATGATAATATTTGCACTTGTGTCCATAGGTACACTTCTTTCCTGTGAAGAGTGAAATTAATTAGGCAAAGGAGCACACACCACCAGATCCTGAAAACTCAGTCTGGCACTACgattttgtgaaagaaaaaaggcagaaatggGAGCTATACTGAGTGTTATTCTGAGTATTCCTTACTTTTAAGAAATACCACCTTACAGTCTTCCCACTTCAGTACTATTAACAACAGTAAGAAAGATGGCCCAATGATTCATAATCACCTCCAGAGTTTTTCGCTATTCAGTAGGACTTTATAATCTGGTAGAAgactgttttgaaaaaaaaaatgtattgctgTAATGTGATTAAAACCATGTTAATCTGATGTATGTATAGATGGGAGAACTCCAAATTTTTATCTACCTGAAAACTAACTTCATGTAGAAGTAACTAGCTGAGTTTTTCGAACCATGTTTTAATTCAGGGAAATACATTTGCATTGAACTCAACtaggtaaaataattatttttttcatggctaagatgttttcttaaatttaattacaATCAAAAGAACTACATGCTATGCcatccaaaattaaaaatgtttatttttattaacaaaaattcGACAATGTACTGTGTTCTACAGCCATATATTAAATACTCATAAAGAAAGTTACCATATGGACAAGGCTGCTTTTTGTGTTCGGGAACAATAGGTTTCTTCCTCAGAAAATTATCCAGGCTTGGGCCATGTCTGCCAAGAGGGTCATCAGGGGGCATGAACCTGTCACGGATAAAACACAAAATTGTACCTAAATAGGAGGCTGATAATTTAATTCTAAAGACAGTGTAAAGATTTATTACTctaaggtattttttaaaatacaatttcaacatttatggaataaaaatatcagtacacgaagttctcttttcttaatgaaaaaaaaatgtttccagctGAACTTATATTTGTTTTAACTCAAATTAAATTTTGAGCCTAGCATGTTCcgattatttcttccttcctctcagtCTTGGGATTTTGTAAGGACTTCAGAAAACAATCACAGTGACATTTTAGGAGAGTTTTAGAAACATCAATCTTGTGAAGTGGTATGAAGTGTGTGGGGAGTGAGAAGGGGAAgctgagggagaagggaaggtggTAGAAAGTGAAGGGAAGGCTGAAACTACTACCACCTGGTATGTCAGACAGTGTACACATATTCTCATTTCATCCTAGCATGATCCCTGAAGTATCGGCTACGCTTTACAGATTAATACAGTCTTCTAATTTAGGCTTAgataaattcagttatttttatctaAGTTCACATGGTGTAGTCAAGATTCAATTAGGTCTAACTCCACACTCCATTCTCTTCCCACTCTACTAAGGTTCTTCTCAGCTGAGACAGAAAGTGTCTTAAGGCAATGAACTTATTATTTTGGGTGGACTGtccaatggaagcaagaattcaTGGCATGCATAATGAAAAGCAGTTATGATTGAAGAGTTCTGCTGTTAGTTACATCACTTAACTTGAAATAAACCAAGTAGTTACCCATAAAATGTGAATGTATGTACTCTTAAGGGAACATCAACATAAATACAGtggttaatattaatataaaaacaatatgcaAGGGCtcgccctgtggctcaggcagttagagctccatgctcctaactccaaaggctgctggttcaattcccacaggggccagtggactctcaaccacaaggtagccagttcgattcctcgactctcacaagggatgatgggctgtaccccctgcaactaagattgaacacggcacctgtggtgagctgctgctgagctcccggatggctcggttggagcgcgtcctctcaaccacaaggttgccggttcgactcccgtaagggatggtgggctgtgccccctgcaactaacaatggcaactggacctggagctgagctgcgccctccacaactaagatttaaagggcaacaacttgacttggaaaaagtcctggaagtacacactgttccccaataaagtcctattccccttttccccttccccaataaaatctttaaaaaacaacaatacacaacattaaaagtttaaaaatagcaGACAGTCACTCAATCCTACAATATTAATACAACTATTTTCTACTTATGTGTtgcattttagtcattttttctGTATGCATACACCATTTTACAAACACAAATTTTATGCTTTATCTTTTAAAcacattttccatgtttcttaATAGCTTTTCATAATCCTAATTCTgaacagctgaataatattccactaagAGATGTACTGCAATTGAATCGATTTCTCTATTGTATCTTTACTTGTCTTTAGAGTCTT
Coding sequences within:
- the ZC3H12C gene encoding putative ribonuclease ZC3H12C isoform X4, translating into MGLKDHLGHDLGHLYVESSDPHLSTSAPWSMVEKPTMEKVNSGKEEKEVSEENASSGDSEESTNSDNESEHLSNISVEPCLLTKTHRQLCRSPCLEPHILKRSEILQDFKPEESQTIPKEVKKPPDVVREYQTKLEFALKLGYSEEQVQLVLNKLGTDALINDILGELVKLGNKSEAEQTVSTINSIMRETSSLESQRSESPMQEVVTDDGENLRPIVIDGSNVAMSHGNKEVFSCRGIKLAVDWFLERGHKDVTVFVPAWRKEQSRPDALITDQEILRKLEKEKILVFTPSRRVQGRRVVCYDDRFIVKLAFESDGIIVSNDNYRDLANEKPEWKKFIDERLLMYSFVNDKFMPPDDPLGRHGPSLDNFLRKKPIVPEHKKQPCPYGKKCTYGHKCKYYHPERGSQPQRSVADELRAMSRNTATKTANEGGLVKSNSVPCSTKADSTSDVKRGAPKRQSDPSIRTQVYQDLEEKLPTKNKLETRSVPSLVSIPATPTAKPQSTTSLSNGLPSGVHFPPQDQRPQGQYPPMMMATKNHGTPMPYEQYPKCDSPVDIGYYSMLNAYSNLSISGPRSPERRFSLDTDYRISSVASDCSSEGSMSCGSSDSYVGYNDRSYVSSPDPQLEENLKCQHMHPHSRLNSQPFLQNFHDPLTRVQSYSHEEPKYHHKPPLPHLAMHLQHAAVGARASCPSDYPSPPSSAHSKAPHLGRSLVATRIDSISDSRLYDSSPSRQRKPYSRQEGLGSWDRQSYGIDVYGYRQTYSLPDNSTQPCYEQFTFQSLPEQQEPPWRIPYCGLPQDPPRYQDSREKIYINLCNIFPPDLVRIVMKRNPHMTDAQQLAAAILVEKSQLGY
- the ZC3H12C gene encoding putative ribonuclease ZC3H12C isoform X1, producing MEASSGAPDGNGPRAVLLRLRPSRARGEYGVLCIQEYRKNNRKVESSTRNSFMGLKDHLGHDLGHLYVESSDPHLSTSAPWSMVEKPTMEKVNSGKEEKEVSEENASSGDSEESTNSDNESEHLSNISVEPCLLTKTHRQLCRSPCLEPHILKRSEILQDFKPEESQTIPKEVKKPPDVVREYQTKLEFALKLGYSEEQVQLVLNKLGTDALINDILGELVKLGNKSEAEQTVSTINSIMRETSSLESQRSESPMQEVVTDDGENLRPIVIDGSNVAMSHGNKEVFSCRGIKLAVDWFLERGHKDVTVFVPAWRKEQSRPDALITDQEILRKLEKEKILVFTPSRRVQGRRVVCYDDRFIVKLAFESDGIIVSNDNYRDLANEKPEWKKFIDERLLMYSFVNDKFMPPDDPLGRHGPSLDNFLRKKPIVPEHKKQPCPYGKKCTYGHKCKYYHPERGSQPQRSVADELRAMSRNTATKTANEGGLVKSNSVPCSTKADSTSDVKRGAPKRQSDPSIRTQVYQDLEEKLPTKNKLETRSVPSLVSIPATPTAKPQSTTSLSNGLPSGVHFPPQDQRPQGQYPPMMMATKNHGTPMPYEQYPKCDSPVDIGYYSMLNAYSNLSISGPRSPERRFSLDTDYRISSVASDCSSEGSMSCGSSDSYVGYNDRSYVSSPDPQLEENLKCQHMHPHSRLNSQPFLQNFHDPLTRVQSYSHEEPKYHHKPPLPHLAMHLQHAAVGARASCPSDYPSPPSSAHSKAPHLGRSLVATRIDSISDSRLYDSSPSRQRKPYSRQEGLGSWDRQSYGIDVYGYRQTYSLPDNSTQPCYEQFTFQSLPEQQEPPWRIPYCGLPQDPPRYQDSREKIYINLCNIFPPDLVRIVMKRNPHMTDAQQLAAAILVEKSQLGY
- the ZC3H12C gene encoding putative ribonuclease ZC3H12C isoform X3, translating into MPSSGPQEYGVLCIQEYRKNNRKVESSTRNSFMGLKDHLGHDLGHLYVESSDPHLSTSAPWSMVEKPTMEKVNSGKEEKEVSEENASSGDSEESTNSDNESEHLSNISVEPCLLTKTHRQLCRSPCLEPHILKRSEILQDFKPEESQTIPKEVKKPPDVVREYQTKLEFALKLGYSEEQVQLVLNKLGTDALINDILGELVKLGNKSEAEQTVSTINSIMRETSSLESQRSESPMQEVVTDDGENLRPIVIDGSNVAMSHGNKEVFSCRGIKLAVDWFLERGHKDVTVFVPAWRKEQSRPDALITDQEILRKLEKEKILVFTPSRRVQGRRVVCYDDRFIVKLAFESDGIIVSNDNYRDLANEKPEWKKFIDERLLMYSFVNDKFMPPDDPLGRHGPSLDNFLRKKPIVPEHKKQPCPYGKKCTYGHKCKYYHPERGSQPQRSVADELRAMSRNTATKTANEGGLVKSNSVPCSTKADSTSDVKRGAPKRQSDPSIRTQVYQDLEEKLPTKNKLETRSVPSLVSIPATPTAKPQSTTSLSNGLPSGVHFPPQDQRPQGQYPPMMMATKNHGTPMPYEQYPKCDSPVDIGYYSMLNAYSNLSISGPRSPERRFSLDTDYRISSVASDCSSEGSMSCGSSDSYVGYNDRSYVSSPDPQLEENLKCQHMHPHSRLNSQPFLQNFHDPLTRVQSYSHEEPKYHHKPPLPHLAMHLQHAAVGARASCPSDYPSPPSSAHSKAPHLGRSLVATRIDSISDSRLYDSSPSRQRKPYSRQEGLGSWDRQSYGIDVYGYRQTYSLPDNSTQPCYEQFTFQSLPEQQEPPWRIPYCGLPQDPPRYQDSREKIYINLCNIFPPDLVRIVMKRNPHMTDAQQLAAAILVEKSQLGY
- the ZC3H12C gene encoding putative ribonuclease ZC3H12C isoform X2, encoding MAAEKRLQEYGVLCIQEYRKNNRKVESSTRNSFMGLKDHLGHDLGHLYVESSDPHLSTSAPWSMVEKPTMEKVNSGKEEKEVSEENASSGDSEESTNSDNESEHLSNISVEPCLLTKTHRQLCRSPCLEPHILKRSEILQDFKPEESQTIPKEVKKPPDVVREYQTKLEFALKLGYSEEQVQLVLNKLGTDALINDILGELVKLGNKSEAEQTVSTINSIMRETSSLESQRSESPMQEVVTDDGENLRPIVIDGSNVAMSHGNKEVFSCRGIKLAVDWFLERGHKDVTVFVPAWRKEQSRPDALITDQEILRKLEKEKILVFTPSRRVQGRRVVCYDDRFIVKLAFESDGIIVSNDNYRDLANEKPEWKKFIDERLLMYSFVNDKFMPPDDPLGRHGPSLDNFLRKKPIVPEHKKQPCPYGKKCTYGHKCKYYHPERGSQPQRSVADELRAMSRNTATKTANEGGLVKSNSVPCSTKADSTSDVKRGAPKRQSDPSIRTQVYQDLEEKLPTKNKLETRSVPSLVSIPATPTAKPQSTTSLSNGLPSGVHFPPQDQRPQGQYPPMMMATKNHGTPMPYEQYPKCDSPVDIGYYSMLNAYSNLSISGPRSPERRFSLDTDYRISSVASDCSSEGSMSCGSSDSYVGYNDRSYVSSPDPQLEENLKCQHMHPHSRLNSQPFLQNFHDPLTRVQSYSHEEPKYHHKPPLPHLAMHLQHAAVGARASCPSDYPSPPSSAHSKAPHLGRSLVATRIDSISDSRLYDSSPSRQRKPYSRQEGLGSWDRQSYGIDVYGYRQTYSLPDNSTQPCYEQFTFQSLPEQQEPPWRIPYCGLPQDPPRYQDSREKIYINLCNIFPPDLVRIVMKRNPHMTDAQQLAAAILVEKSQLGY